In a genomic window of Spirosoma agri:
- the pheA gene encoding prephenate dehydratase → MTLESLRNDIDTLDDQILTLLNQRMELVRRVGELKRSTNTVIYRPEREKQIIERLYAQNKGLMNRTAIEAIFLEIFAVSRNLELPERIAFLGPEGSFTHQAAESRFGAMSAYMALPTIRSVFESVETGRVRFGVIPIENNQEGIVEEAIDLLLEKDLSIAAEVQIPVHFTFATQTENLADITHIYSKDIAFRQCSKFLNDSFEGLKAELVPVESTSRAAKMAAQQPNTAAICSHIAAKLFDVPVLFDNIEDSDLNRTRFLILAKDFKNQPSGSDKTTIIAKLSNTQSPGVLAEFLQEFNARQINLTKIESRPLRDGATFRYWFLIECEGHSNEPALQEILNHHAAEVKLLGSYVRGT, encoded by the coding sequence ATGACTCTTGAATCCCTCCGTAATGACATCGACACGCTTGATGATCAAATTCTGACGCTCCTCAATCAGCGAATGGAGCTTGTGCGTCGGGTAGGCGAACTCAAACGTTCGACCAACACCGTTATTTATCGGCCTGAGCGCGAAAAGCAAATCATTGAGCGGTTATACGCCCAGAATAAGGGCTTGATGAACCGCACCGCCATTGAAGCCATTTTTCTGGAAATCTTCGCGGTATCCCGGAATCTTGAGCTACCCGAACGGATCGCCTTCCTGGGCCCCGAAGGGAGCTTCACGCACCAGGCCGCCGAAAGCCGGTTCGGTGCGATGAGCGCTTACATGGCCCTGCCAACGATCCGGTCAGTGTTTGAGAGCGTCGAAACGGGGCGGGTTCGGTTTGGGGTCATACCCATCGAAAACAACCAGGAGGGAATCGTTGAGGAAGCAATTGATCTGCTGCTTGAGAAGGATCTCTCCATTGCCGCTGAGGTTCAAATTCCGGTGCACTTTACGTTTGCTACCCAAACCGAGAATCTGGCCGATATCACGCATATTTATTCCAAAGACATCGCGTTCCGGCAGTGTAGTAAATTTCTGAATGATTCTTTTGAAGGGCTAAAAGCGGAACTGGTCCCGGTTGAATCCACATCGAGAGCGGCTAAGATGGCGGCTCAGCAACCGAACACGGCAGCCATCTGTTCGCACATTGCCGCCAAGCTATTCGATGTGCCTGTCCTGTTTGATAACATTGAAGACAGCGATCTGAACCGAACCCGTTTTCTGATTTTGGCCAAAGATTTCAAGAATCAACCGAGTGGCAGTGATAAGACGACGATCATTGCCAAGCTGTCGAATACGCAATCGCCGGGGGTGCTGGCCGAATTTCTACAGGAGTTCAATGCCCGACAGATCAACCTGACCAAAATCGAAAGCCGACCCTTACGTGATGGCGCAACCTTCCGCTATTGGTTCCTGATCGAATGCGAGGGACATTCGAACGAACCGGCGTTGCAGGAAATCCTGAATCACCATGCCGCCGAAGTAAAACTGCTGGGCAGTTACGTGCGGGGAACCTAA
- a CDS encoding polysaccharide biosynthesis/export family protein, with translation MQKIRNNHNFVVKYFYDITAQFSRQMSASVAVMCLGLVSLSVQAQVVAPAAGNGSTSSPGAVRSGGTSPAATPAATAGQGVALPAGVNVNNLSPAQQQQLRQLQQGKGTPGKATNTNGTADQSPGQSERTANVDSAGTGVEKTPTTEATESGYAAARRQEREEIRQKIFGYALFNDPAMQGAFQPNISMATPRNYIVGPGDQLNIRLYGFSEFDFSQKVSPEGAVYFANQTGVGPISVSGLTVEQARARMISRLASKFVGLRNSSYGPANTFLEVSLGSIRSIRVTVTGDAIRPGTYTMSSLSTAMNAIYQAGGPNELGSFRKVQLIRNNKVIATLDLYDYLLNGTQRNDFRLQDNDNIRFTTYLERVEIIGTVKRNNIFEMLPGETFDRLLFYAGDFAANAYKGRIKVRRLTDRELKVIDVTAPEFKTFVMQDGDIVTVEQLLERFENQVTIEGAVYRPGQYSLDQNKTLKQLISSAEGLKGDAFTGRVSIVRTREDLAMENITVNLTNIQAGTDPDVTLQREDQIIITSRFDLAEQAGVSVQGEVNQPIEGIPYLANMTLEDALLRAGGLKESAAASLVEVVRRKKDADPRSTSAQVAETFRFNVNRDLSLGVDENKFILQPFDQVMVRRSPNYRIQTYANVEGEVIIPGAYPIRSKDQKISDLVSLSGGLTPQAYVEGATLIRRVQLSADELSRRQKSVDDLAQATTSGRSVVETETLSPDQPESIGINLKKILSKPGSSEDILVQEGDILRIPKILETVRIQGEVLLPTTVKFRSSQSFQDYISQSGGFTARSQRKKSFIVYANGSVDRTRKFMFFNIYPRVEPGSEVIIPRKTSTPLTPQQVLSQATAITSSVLTLILGVLAFRSVR, from the coding sequence ATGCAAAAAATCCGAAATAATCACAACTTCGTGGTAAAATATTTTTATGACATTACAGCTCAATTCTCGCGCCAGATGAGCGCCAGTGTGGCCGTGATGTGTTTAGGTTTAGTTAGCCTTTCTGTACAGGCACAGGTCGTTGCTCCAGCCGCCGGTAACGGCTCTACAAGTTCGCCCGGAGCCGTTCGTTCCGGTGGCACATCACCTGCGGCAACACCCGCAGCTACCGCTGGTCAGGGCGTTGCGTTACCAGCCGGGGTCAATGTCAATAATCTTTCCCCCGCCCAACAACAACAGCTTAGACAATTACAGCAAGGCAAGGGAACGCCGGGCAAAGCGACCAATACGAATGGCACGGCCGATCAGTCGCCCGGTCAGTCAGAACGGACCGCCAACGTTGATTCAGCGGGCACTGGCGTCGAAAAGACCCCTACTACGGAGGCTACCGAGAGTGGCTACGCAGCGGCCCGCCGTCAGGAGCGGGAAGAAATTCGCCAGAAAATATTTGGCTATGCCCTCTTCAACGATCCGGCTATGCAAGGCGCTTTTCAGCCGAACATCAGCATGGCAACCCCCCGAAACTATATTGTCGGACCGGGTGATCAACTAAACATCCGCCTGTACGGATTTTCTGAATTTGACTTTTCTCAGAAAGTATCGCCGGAAGGTGCCGTTTACTTCGCGAATCAAACGGGTGTCGGACCAATTTCGGTATCCGGTCTGACAGTTGAGCAGGCCAGAGCCCGCATGATCAGTCGGCTGGCCTCTAAATTTGTTGGCTTACGCAATTCCTCGTATGGTCCGGCCAATACCTTTCTGGAAGTGTCACTGGGTAGTATCCGGAGCATTCGGGTAACGGTAACGGGTGATGCCATCCGACCCGGTACATACACGATGTCGTCCCTGTCAACGGCAATGAACGCCATCTATCAGGCGGGTGGTCCGAATGAATTGGGTTCGTTCCGGAAAGTGCAGTTGATTCGGAACAACAAGGTTATCGCTACCCTCGATTTATACGATTACCTACTGAACGGCACACAACGGAATGATTTCCGCCTACAGGACAACGACAACATTCGCTTTACGACGTATCTGGAACGCGTTGAGATTATCGGAACCGTGAAACGTAACAACATTTTCGAGATGTTGCCTGGCGAAACCTTTGATCGTCTGTTATTCTACGCTGGTGATTTTGCGGCCAATGCCTATAAAGGCCGGATTAAAGTAAGACGCCTGACGGATCGCGAGCTAAAAGTGATCGATGTAACGGCCCCGGAGTTCAAAACGTTCGTGATGCAGGATGGTGACATCGTTACTGTAGAACAGCTACTTGAGCGTTTTGAAAACCAGGTTACTATAGAAGGTGCGGTATATCGTCCGGGTCAGTATTCGCTGGATCAGAACAAGACGCTTAAGCAGCTTATTAGTTCTGCTGAAGGTCTTAAAGGTGATGCGTTCACGGGTCGCGTCAGTATTGTTCGTACCCGCGAGGATCTGGCGATGGAGAACATAACCGTTAATCTGACCAACATTCAGGCCGGAACAGATCCTGACGTAACGCTTCAACGCGAAGATCAAATTATCATTACGTCCCGCTTCGATCTGGCCGAACAGGCTGGCGTATCGGTACAGGGCGAAGTGAATCAGCCGATAGAAGGCATTCCGTATCTGGCGAACATGACGCTTGAAGATGCGTTGCTGCGTGCTGGTGGTCTGAAAGAATCCGCAGCCGCATCGCTGGTCGAAGTCGTTCGCCGGAAAAAAGACGCCGATCCCCGCTCAACGTCAGCTCAGGTAGCCGAGACATTCCGCTTCAATGTCAATCGTGACTTGTCGCTCGGCGTCGACGAAAACAAATTTATCCTGCAGCCTTTCGACCAGGTTATGGTGCGCCGGTCGCCCAATTACCGCATACAGACCTACGCAAATGTCGAAGGGGAAGTTATCATTCCGGGTGCATACCCGATTCGTAGCAAAGATCAGAAGATTTCGGATCTAGTGAGTTTATCAGGCGGTCTGACCCCACAGGCTTATGTTGAAGGGGCTACGCTTATTCGTCGCGTGCAACTGAGTGCTGACGAACTATCTCGCCGGCAGAAGTCAGTCGATGACCTAGCTCAGGCGACGACATCAGGCCGATCTGTGGTAGAGACAGAAACGCTGTCGCCGGATCAGCCCGAATCGATCGGTATTAATCTGAAGAAAATTCTGTCTAAACCGGGGTCTTCTGAGGATATTCTGGTTCAGGAAGGGGACATCCTTCGTATTCCTAAAATTCTGGAGACGGTTCGGATTCAGGGTGAAGTGCTGCTGCCAACGACCGTAAAATTCCGTTCCAGTCAAAGCTTTCAGGATTACATATCGCAGTCGGGTGGTTTTACGGCCCGGTCGCAACGCAAGAAATCGTTTATTGTCTACGCTAACGGATCCGTGGATCGGACGCGGAAGTTTATGTTCTTCAACATATACCCCCGTGTTGAGCCCGGCTCTGAGGTTATTATTCCAAGAAAGACCAGTACTCCGCTTACTCCTCAACAGGTGCTGAGTCAGGCAACAGCAATTACGTCATCAGTGTTGACACTGATTCTGGGCGTGTTAGCCTTCCGTAGCGTTAGGTAG
- the purL gene encoding phosphoribosylformylglycinamidine synthase subunit PurL, protein MDATESLPSLETARKLGLLPDEFDRIAQILGRRPNFTELSIFSVMWSEHCSYKNSIIWLKTLPRDSDRMLAKAGDENAGLVDIGDGLACSFKIESHNHPSALEPYQGAATGVGGINRDIFTMGARPIAQLNSLRFGSLDLPKTKRLLRGVVKGIGDYGNAFGIPTVGGELYFDECYNTNPLVNAFSAGIVEVGKVAKATSYGVGNPVFIVGSATGKDGIHGATFASEDISAASTDKLPAVQVGDPFMEKLLLEATLEIIATGYVVGIQDMGAAGIICSTSEMSAKGEHGMIIDLDKVPTRQPNMAPFEILLSESQERMLVVIEKGKEHIIQGIFDKWDLNCAQIGEVTPPGEGDTGRLHFYRYGELVADVPAYDLVLGGGAPQYHREYREPAYIQEFAKFDPSDVDDLENDELKEVAAHLLAHPNICSRKWVYEQYDSMVGTANRSTNAPSDAAVVRVKGSDKSIVITVDCNSRYVNANPRQGAMIAVAEAARNIVCSGGEPIAVTNNLNFGNPYVPEVYWQFVEAVQGMGEACRRFSTPVTGGNVSFYNQSSDDGPVFPTPTIGMLGLMEHPDHRMTLDFKNEGDLLYLVGPSTDDIASSEYLYSFRGIKGSPAPNFEFETEWRVQESIKTMIRNGWIQSAHDVSDGGLFVTLAESAMAGDTGFQIATDDRYRTDAFLFGESQSRVVVSVSPDNQQHVEAYLKDTILPFFALGTVTPGGFVVDDTAVLTLAEAKNLHGNALGKIMS, encoded by the coding sequence GTGGACGCTACAGAATCGCTACCCTCGCTTGAAACCGCCCGTAAACTGGGTCTCCTACCCGATGAATTTGACCGCATCGCTCAGATTTTGGGTCGTCGGCCAAATTTTACTGAACTGAGTATCTTCTCGGTGATGTGGTCGGAACACTGCTCCTACAAAAATTCGATCATCTGGCTTAAGACGCTTCCCCGCGATTCGGATCGGATGCTGGCTAAAGCCGGAGATGAAAACGCCGGACTGGTTGACATTGGCGATGGACTAGCCTGCTCCTTCAAAATCGAATCGCACAATCACCCGTCGGCCCTTGAGCCTTACCAGGGCGCAGCAACCGGCGTTGGCGGTATCAACCGCGATATTTTTACGATGGGCGCACGCCCTATTGCGCAACTGAACTCGCTTCGTTTCGGTAGTCTTGATCTGCCCAAGACCAAGCGGTTGCTGCGGGGCGTGGTTAAAGGAATCGGTGACTACGGCAATGCATTCGGCATACCGACCGTTGGCGGGGAGCTTTACTTCGATGAGTGCTACAACACCAACCCACTCGTGAATGCCTTCTCGGCGGGGATCGTTGAAGTGGGCAAAGTGGCTAAGGCGACTTCGTATGGTGTCGGCAATCCGGTGTTTATTGTTGGTTCGGCAACGGGCAAAGATGGTATTCACGGAGCAACGTTTGCATCAGAAGATATTTCGGCCGCTTCGACCGACAAACTACCGGCGGTACAGGTTGGCGATCCGTTCATGGAGAAACTACTCCTCGAAGCTACGCTCGAAATCATCGCGACTGGCTACGTGGTCGGTATTCAGGATATGGGCGCGGCTGGTATCATCTGCTCAACCTCCGAAATGAGCGCGAAGGGTGAACATGGCATGATTATCGACCTCGATAAAGTACCCACGCGCCAACCCAACATGGCTCCGTTCGAGATTCTTCTCTCTGAATCACAGGAGCGGATGCTGGTTGTTATCGAAAAAGGAAAAGAGCATATCATCCAGGGAATTTTCGATAAGTGGGATTTGAACTGCGCCCAGATCGGTGAGGTGACGCCCCCCGGCGAAGGCGATACCGGTCGATTGCATTTTTATCGCTACGGTGAACTCGTTGCCGACGTTCCTGCCTATGACCTCGTGCTGGGTGGCGGTGCTCCTCAATACCACCGTGAATACCGCGAGCCCGCTTATATACAGGAGTTTGCCAAATTCGATCCGTCGGATGTCGACGATCTGGAAAACGACGAGCTTAAGGAAGTAGCAGCGCATTTATTGGCTCACCCCAATATCTGTTCCCGTAAATGGGTGTACGAACAGTACGACTCCATGGTTGGTACGGCAAACCGGAGTACGAATGCCCCTTCGGATGCCGCAGTTGTACGGGTAAAAGGCTCGGACAAATCAATCGTCATTACCGTCGATTGCAATAGCCGATACGTCAATGCCAACCCACGCCAGGGTGCCATGATTGCGGTAGCCGAAGCGGCCCGTAACATCGTTTGCTCGGGTGGTGAGCCGATTGCCGTGACCAACAACCTGAATTTCGGGAATCCATACGTACCGGAAGTTTACTGGCAGTTTGTGGAGGCTGTTCAGGGCATGGGTGAAGCCTGCCGTCGGTTCAGCACACCGGTTACGGGCGGTAACGTCAGTTTCTACAACCAAAGCTCCGATGACGGACCGGTATTCCCGACACCAACCATCGGTATGCTGGGATTAATGGAACATCCGGACCACCGGATGACGCTCGACTTTAAAAACGAAGGTGATTTACTGTATCTGGTTGGACCGTCAACGGATGACATAGCCTCGTCGGAATATTTGTATTCCTTCCGGGGTATCAAAGGGTCTCCTGCGCCAAATTTTGAGTTCGAGACCGAATGGCGCGTTCAGGAGTCGATCAAAACCATGATTCGCAACGGCTGGATTCAGTCGGCACACGATGTATCGGATGGCGGTCTATTTGTGACCCTGGCTGAATCAGCGATGGCGGGTGACACAGGCTTCCAGATCGCAACGGACGACCGGTATCGCACGGATGCGTTCCTTTTTGGGGAAAGCCAGAGCCGAGTTGTCGTTTCCGTTTCGCCTGATAACCAGCAACACGTTGAAGCCTACCTGAAAGATACGATTCTTCCGTTCTTCGCGTTGGGTACGGTAACGCCCGGCGGGTTTGTCGTTGACGATACGGCGGTTCTGACACTTGCTGAAGCAAAGAATTTGCACGGCAATGCGTTAGGCAAGATCATGAGCTAA
- a CDS encoding D-sedoheptulose-7-phosphate isomerase, whose product MNKAYFDAYLERQKAVYDAIPIDQVERIINLIKKCWEEDRQLFAFGNGGSASNVSHFITDLGKSASDRMGKRFRCLSLNESISWITALGNDYAYEDVYVQQLHNYAQPGDLVLTLSVSGNSPNVVKAVHWANENGLTTVALVGGKGGRLAAIADEVIIVQDEHYGRVEDAQMTICHMLCYGFIES is encoded by the coding sequence ATGAATAAAGCCTATTTTGATGCGTATCTGGAACGGCAGAAAGCCGTTTACGATGCGATCCCAATTGATCAGGTTGAACGAATCATCAACCTGATCAAAAAATGCTGGGAAGAAGATCGGCAACTCTTCGCTTTCGGGAACGGTGGGAGTGCGTCGAACGTGTCGCACTTCATCACCGACCTGGGCAAAAGTGCCTCCGACCGGATGGGAAAGCGGTTTCGTTGCCTGTCGCTCAATGAAAGTATTTCGTGGATCACGGCCCTCGGCAATGATTACGCCTACGAGGATGTGTATGTGCAGCAACTGCATAACTACGCGCAACCCGGTGACCTTGTCTTGACGCTAAGTGTCAGCGGCAACTCACCAAACGTCGTGAAGGCTGTGCATTGGGCGAACGAAAACGGACTGACAACCGTCGCACTGGTTGGCGGCAAGGGGGGTCGGTTAGCGGCCATTGCCGACGAGGTCATTATTGTTCAGGACGAACACTACGGTCGGGTCGAAGACGCCCAGATGACGATTTGCCACATGTTGTGTTATGGCTTTATTGAGTCATAA
- a CDS encoding DNA topoisomerase IV subunit B — protein MTEQVNPPVQYNEDSIRSLDWREHIRLRPGMYIGKLGDGAAADDGIYVLIKETIDNCIDEHVMGFGKNIDVRVTDHRVEVRDYGRGIPLGKVVEVVSKINTGGKYDSGAFQKSVGLNGVGTKAVNALSSYFRVQAFREGRTVWAEFERGEFTAQGDETTNERNGTLICFEPDDTVFKHFHYIPQFLENMIWNYCYLNAGLTITFNKQKYVSQNGLLDLLRDKTKKDEDSLRYPIIHLKGSDLEIAMTHGNQYGEEYYSFVNGQYTTQGGTHLQALREAVVETIRKHFDKNYEVADVRASIIAAISIRVQEPVFESQTKTKLGSINMSPEPNAQSVNSFVKDFVKERLDDFLHMNPAVRDALKKRIEQSERERKELAGIKKLANDRAKKASLHNKKLRDCRNHLPDSKAEDRYQSTLFITEGDSASGSITKSRNVQSQAVFSLRGKPLNCFGLTKKVVYENEEFNLLQHALDVEDGLDGLRYNRIVIATDADVDGMHIRLLMLTFFLQFFPDLVRNGHLYILETPLFRVRNPKNHKETNYCYSEEEKQTATNKLMKGGKKVEITRFKGLGEISPEEFGLFIGENMRLEPVIMEKETSVPKLLSYYMGKNTPDRQRFIIDNLRVEKDIEDAALV, from the coding sequence ATGACAGAACAGGTAAATCCGCCCGTACAGTACAACGAAGATAGTATCCGATCACTCGATTGGCGTGAGCACATACGTCTTCGGCCGGGCATGTACATTGGTAAACTCGGGGACGGAGCTGCCGCTGATGATGGCATTTACGTCCTGATAAAAGAAACGATCGACAACTGCATCGACGAACACGTGATGGGCTTTGGCAAAAACATCGACGTGCGCGTAACGGATCATCGTGTTGAAGTACGCGACTACGGCCGGGGTATTCCACTGGGTAAAGTGGTTGAAGTTGTTTCCAAAATTAATACTGGCGGTAAATACGACTCCGGGGCGTTTCAGAAATCGGTTGGCCTCAACGGTGTCGGTACGAAAGCGGTCAACGCCTTGTCGAGCTATTTTCGGGTGCAGGCCTTCCGGGAGGGACGAACCGTATGGGCCGAATTTGAGCGGGGTGAGTTTACCGCTCAGGGTGATGAAACCACCAATGAGCGGAACGGAACGCTGATCTGCTTCGAACCGGATGACACTGTGTTTAAGCATTTTCATTATATACCGCAGTTTCTGGAAAACATGATCTGGAATTACTGCTATTTGAATGCGGGTCTGACCATTACGTTTAACAAACAGAAATACGTTTCGCAAAATGGGTTGCTCGACCTGCTGCGCGACAAGACAAAGAAGGACGAAGATTCGTTGCGGTATCCGATTATTCACCTGAAAGGGAGCGATCTGGAAATCGCTATGACCCACGGTAACCAATATGGCGAAGAGTATTATTCATTCGTTAACGGGCAGTACACGACGCAGGGCGGAACACACCTCCAGGCCCTGCGCGAAGCGGTTGTTGAAACCATCCGCAAGCACTTCGACAAGAACTACGAGGTAGCCGATGTGCGGGCATCGATCATTGCCGCCATCAGTATCCGCGTTCAGGAGCCAGTGTTCGAATCTCAGACCAAAACCAAACTGGGCTCGATCAATATGTCGCCCGAGCCCAATGCACAGTCGGTCAACTCGTTCGTCAAGGATTTCGTGAAAGAACGGCTGGACGATTTCCTGCACATGAACCCTGCGGTTCGGGATGCGCTCAAAAAACGGATCGAACAGTCGGAGCGGGAGCGGAAAGAACTGGCCGGTATCAAAAAACTGGCGAATGATCGGGCTAAAAAAGCGAGTCTTCATAACAAAAAACTTCGTGACTGCCGTAATCACCTGCCCGATTCGAAAGCCGAAGATCGCTATCAGTCGACACTGTTTATTACGGAAGGCGATTCGGCCAGCGGTTCGATTACAAAATCACGGAACGTTCAGTCGCAGGCGGTATTCAGTTTGCGCGGTAAGCCACTGAACTGCTTCGGCCTGACCAAAAAAGTAGTGTACGAGAACGAGGAGTTCAATCTGCTTCAGCACGCGCTTGACGTAGAAGATGGACTGGATGGTCTTCGCTACAATCGAATTGTGATCGCCACCGATGCTGATGTCGATGGGATGCACATCCGGCTACTGATGCTCACGTTCTTCCTGCAATTTTTTCCCGATCTGGTTCGTAATGGTCACCTCTATATTCTTGAGACGCCATTATTCCGGGTGCGTAACCCGAAAAACCACAAAGAGACGAACTATTGCTATTCGGAAGAGGAGAAACAGACGGCCACTAACAAGTTGATGAAAGGGGGAAAAAAAGTCGAAATCACCCGGTTTAAAGGATTAGGTGAAATCTCTCCCGAAGAGTTCGGTCTGTTCATCGGCGAAAATATGCGGCTGGAACCTGTGATCATGGAAAAAGAGACCTCGGTTCCGAAATTGCTCAGTTACTATATGGGTAAGAATACACCCGACCGTCAGCGGTTTATTATCGACAATCTGCGTGTCGAGAAAGATATCGAAGATGCGGCTTTAGTTTAG
- a CDS encoding sulfite oxidase-like oxidoreductase, producing MEANTSAENPDKLDRIIDARMKLKRRFEEKMAQTPSMTDEKPRGSGPQNRHGMPAVPVGQTVTTKWPVLDLGYQPNIPLDKWQLNIDGEVENPVRLKWDDLMALPQVEDTSDFHCVTTWSRLDVPWVGVRFMDLAALVDPKATATHVMCYGYDGYSTNLSLEEALKPDVLLVHTADGQPLTLEHGGPLRMVTPQLYAWKGSKWIKRIEFLTKNQLGFWEERGYSNTAYPWRNDRYS from the coding sequence ATGGAAGCCAACACATCAGCCGAAAATCCCGATAAGCTCGACCGTATCATTGACGCGCGCATGAAGCTCAAGCGTCGGTTCGAAGAGAAAATGGCGCAGACGCCATCTATGACCGATGAAAAACCGCGTGGCTCCGGCCCGCAAAATCGGCATGGTATGCCAGCGGTACCGGTTGGGCAAACAGTAACGACAAAATGGCCGGTGCTGGATTTGGGGTATCAACCCAACATTCCACTCGATAAATGGCAGCTCAACATCGACGGCGAGGTAGAGAATCCGGTTCGATTGAAATGGGACGATTTAATGGCTTTGCCGCAGGTCGAAGACACCAGCGATTTTCACTGCGTCACAACCTGGTCTCGGCTGGACGTACCGTGGGTGGGCGTACGCTTTATGGACCTGGCAGCTTTGGTCGATCCGAAAGCAACCGCAACGCATGTGATGTGCTACGGTTACGACGGGTATTCAACCAATCTCTCATTGGAAGAAGCGCTGAAACCTGATGTATTGCTTGTTCATACGGCCGACGGTCAGCCATTAACACTCGAACACGGCGGTCCGTTACGTATGGTCACTCCCCAACTGTACGCTTGGAAAGGATCGAAATGGATCAAGCGAATTGAGTTTCTAACTAAAAATCAACTCGGCTTCTGGGAAGAACGCGGTTATTCCAATACGGCCTATCCGTGGCGTAACGATCGGTATTCGTGA